From Mytilus edulis chromosome 9, xbMytEdul2.2, whole genome shotgun sequence, the proteins below share one genomic window:
- the LOC139489931 gene encoding ATP-dependent DNA helicase RecQ-like, whose product MEKFNFMLQSKKVLSQINIYRLKEYSFFKPSQLKCLKSALVGDTVCVLPTGYGKSLIFEALPFFSNGVVIVVSPLNSILYEQLDRYGDFAIHFNELLYKTSGAKIPLNVKYVIGHPEQFINKEAFQLLKCELRDRITHIVVDEAHCVVQWGNGFREQFYELIKLRSLFPSAKILALTATATKEMQAEIVKRLGMKGVGRKQVNSYQRKLVPS is encoded by the coding sequence ATGGAAAAATTCAATTTTATGCTACAATCCAAGAAAGTCTTATCGCAAATCAACATCTACAGATTGAAAGAGTATTCTTTTTTTAAACCATCTCAGCTTAAATGTCTGAAAAGTGCTTTAGTTGGAGATACTGTGTGTGTGTTGCCGACTGGATATGGTAAATCGTTGATTTTTGAAGCTTTGCCTTTCTTCAGTAACGGAGTTGTAATTGTAGTGTCGCCCCTGAATTCGATTCTGTATGAACAGTTAGACCGGTATGGAGACTTTGCTATTCATTTTAATGAACTTTTGTATAAGACCAGTGGAGCTAAGATACCTTTGAACGTCAAATATGTGATCGGACATCCAGAACAATTTATTAACAAAGAAGCTTTTCAACTTCTTAAATGTGAATTAAGAGATAGAATCACTCATATTGTGGTTGATGAAGCACATTGTGTGGTACAATGGGGAAATGGTTTCCGTGAACAGTTTTATGAACTAATCAAGCTTCGGTCATTGTTTCCTTCTGCCAAAATTTTGGCATTGACTGCTACAGCAACCAAAGAAATGCAAGCTGAAATAGTGAAAAGGTTAGGAATGAAAGGAGTAGGAAggaagcaagttaactcgtaccaacggAAACTCGTACCATCTTAA
- the LOC139488160 gene encoding recQ-like DNA helicase BLM produces the protein MDRPNIKLVVSTRPAGCGGKTRVEDSYDYIYSPLCAELGNMKELFPKTVVYTKLKWCGYGQELFIRLDPELKDYVAQYHSPCTPQMKSKVLSSMAQMDSSIRLLFATEAYSMGTDAPDIRRVIHAGVPSTMETYIQEIGRAGRDGNPAIAKLFFNKMDISSAAKGMTDGMQNYCQSKECRRDYICTHFGFNNCFDKEKHDCCDICELKCTCDSCFAQLTENIEEHPVCETKKVTVKRKTVTEINQLLCEYFEAENTSVEMPSASLYTGLDSLLAAKIAKNYNIYDNTDVIKSDFPFIAEEVSLNISLIVKAIVENEKK, from the exons ATGGATAGACCAAATATTAAGTTGGTGGTTTCAACAAGACCAGCAGGGTGTGGTGGAAAAACTCGTGTTGAGGACTCTTATGACTATATTTACAGTCCATTGTGTGCTGAACTTGGCAATATGAAGGAGTTATTCCCTAAGACAGTGGTGTACACAAAACTCAAGTGGTGTGGATATGGCCAGGAATTATTTATCCGATTGGATCCCGAGCTGAAGGACTATGTAGCTCAGTACCACAGCCCTTGTACTCCACAG ATGAAATCCAAGGTACTGAGCAGCATGGCACAGATGGACAGCAGTATTCGTTTGTTGTTTGCAACAGAGGCCTACAGCATGGGTACAGATGCACCAGACATTAGACGTGTTATTCATGCTGGGGTACCATCAACAATGGAAA CATACATACAGGAAATTGGAAGAGCAGGTCGTGATGGAAACCCAGCAATTGCCAAATTGTTCTTTAACAAAATGGACATTTCTTCAGCTGCTAAGGGTATGACTGATGGcatgca AAACTATTGCCAAAGTAAAGAATGCCGAAGAGACTACATTTGCACTCACTTCGGATTCAACAATTGTTTTGATAAAGAGAAACATGATTGTTGTGACATATGTGAACTTAAATGTACATGTGATAGTTGTTTTGCTCAACTTACAGAGAACATAGAGGAACATCCAGTATGTGAAACCAAAAAAGTAACAGTTAAAAGGAAAACTGTCACAGAAATAAATCAGTTACTTTGTGAATATTTTGAAGCTGAAAACACTTCAGTGGAAATGCCGTCAGCAAGTTTATATACAGGACTTGATTCTTTGTTAGCTGCCAAAATAGCAAAGAATTACAACATTTATGACAACACTGATGTCATTAAATCAGATTTTCCTTTCATTGCTGAAGAAGTTTCACTTAACATTTCTCTTATTGTAAAAGCTATTGtggaaaatgaaaagaaatag
- the LOC139489932 gene encoding uncharacterized protein, which produces MPSPRKTNLNICVVCKIQKEKKIEWRLIDSSHGQKKRIAQLLLKYGEIDVVDGAICRPCERKLSSLDNSVREFKFKCYQNFHLISPKRCLTDENTNPAKKLSNNGENVENPTPSSPKSTHMSTSSNISTPQNCNTVRKQLGDISNITCTPIRPKHHDTLNDSGISLSTPEIEIETNSLTLNRKNKSNSTVTCSKELFKDTPINVECHDHIYSAVSTPRKRSKIKTTKETLPKEEETLAVKSLKKIIVKQQQYDNLSPVELAEIVSVLPLGSRSALIQTLLKYDSFKHLITDELMKILSNQHDILKNRKRGKLSVLNGKSFEDMINFNWSQIVEELCDEFPVLCRTILSFMLPDNLTEKTKSDRITSMVPRIGFIYSLLAQSRNQELSKVQHMINTILFDNLCDQKVFDRLHSIGACMSYGHSLTILDKYGGHFNSAVIDALKSGKRIRLVGDNINWMTNVHDERKDNHAHMHHAFGSACIIQNTSFDLLSSIKPQLDYRYASVETFLPSRNDWHLLREDYSVHILKVASKHIPFFKEFCKPFENFFHGTLTEELKTKNKVIPLPVLHYNEQKYDEVVKILDFYESFLRESFGKANIDYNDTVKVLIGGDQLTRERFSGSKCLRAGGITAEERFDHLSPITFELFHLCMNYVKLIMKQLFKDQSVNEMGTMKCEANRLLRTTVNVNVNEHYDADKDFIISFTDAYITEAVMTFFEMENPTSAPTINRHEPPSQFTNDNEKKEWILSIFGDLVDKMVWCNESDNCRSYSEEEVHEDGEVLRLKLANGEIGKRTSAISAISDISEQFDRVSNVVIRSKRHSDLSSIHDELDMISDLRQLRPFETDPGRQHDTFPGISRKMENQLDMNLFRNWIMQQKIKFATELGK; this is translated from the exons ATGCCGTCACCACGAAAAACAAACCTGAACATATGCGTGGTttgtaaaatacaaaaagagaaaaaaattgaatggAGATTGATAGACTCAAGTCATGGACAAAAGAAAAGAATTGCtcaacttttattaaaatatggaGAAATTGATGTGGTTGACGGTGCCATATGCAGACCATGTGAGCGAAAGTTGTCAAGTCTTGACAATAGTGTCAGAgaattcaaatttaaatgttatcaaaattttcatttgataTCACCCAAACGTTGTCTTACAGATGAAAATACAAACCCTGCCAAAAAACTTAGTAACAATGGAGAAAATGTTGAAAATCCTACACCTTCATCACCGAAATCAACACACATGTCAACTTCCAGTAATATTTCAACACCACAAAATTGTAACACTGTGAGAAAACAGCTCGGGGACATATCAAATATTACATGCACGCCAATCAGACCCAAGCATCATGATACACTTAACGATTCTGGGATATCACTGTCTACAcctgaaattgaaattgaaacaaataGTCTTACTCTTAATaggaaaaacaaatcaaatagtaCAGTTACATGTAGTAAAGAATTATTTAAGGATACACCTATAAATGTTGAATGTCATGATCACATCTATAGTGCTGTTAGTACACCCAGGAAGAGATCAAAAATTAAGACTACAAAAGAAACTTTACCCAAAGAAGAAGAGACATTAGCAgtgaaaagtttgaaaaaaataatagtcaaACAACAACAATATGATAATTTATCACCAGTAGAATTAGCTGAAATCGTGTCAGTTCTGCCGCTGGGATCCAGATCTGCACttattcaaactcttttaaaGTATGATTCCTTCAAACATCTTATAACTGATGAACTGATGAAAATATTATCCAACCAGcatgatattttaaaaaacagaaaaagaggCAAACTTAGTGTATTGAATGGGAAATCATTTGAGGATATGATAAATTTTAATTGGAGTCAAATTGTAGAAGAACTTTGTGATGAATTCCCAGTTTTATGTCGCACAATATTGAGTTTTATGCTACCAGATAACTTGACAGAAAAAACAAAGTCTGATCGAATTACATCAATGGTCCCGAGGATAGGGTTTATTTACTCTTTGCTTGCACAGAGTCGCAACCAAGAATTGAGCAAGGTTCAGCACATGATTAATACAATATTGTTTGACAACTTGTGTGATCAAAAG GTATTTGATCGTCTACATTCAATTGGGGCATGCATGAGTTATGGACATAGCCTTACCATATTAGACAAGTATGGAGGTCACTTTAATTCTGCAGTCATAGATGCCTTAAAATCAGGAAAAAGAATTAGACTTGTAGGGGATAATATTAACTGGATGACAAATGTGCACGATGAAAGAAAAGACAACCATGCACATATGCATCATGCATTTGGATCTGCATGCATCATTCAGAACACATCATTTGATTTGCTTTCCAGTATTAAACCTCAA CTGGACTACAGATATGCATCAGTGGAAACTTTCTTACCATCCAGAAATGATTGGCATCTACTAAGAGAAGACTATAGTGTCCACATTTTAAAAGTGGCTTCTAAACACATACCATTCTTCAAGGAATTTTGTAAgccatttgaaaacttttttcatGGAACCTTGACTGaggaattgaaaacaaaaaacaaggtCATTCCATTACCTGTTCTTCATTATAATGAACAAAAATATGATGAGGTTgttaaaattttagatttttatgaGTCATTTTTAAGGGAGAGCTTTGGTAAAGCTAACATAGACTATAATGACACAGTTAAAGTTTTGATAGGTGGTGATCAGTTGACAAGAGAAAGATTTTCTGGGAGCAAATGCTTAAGAGCTGGTGGTATAACAGCAGAGGAACGTTTTGATCACTTGTCTCCGATTACATTCGAATTATTTCATCTCTGCATGAACTATGTTAAATTGATCATGAAACAACTTTTCAAAGATCAAAGTGTAAATGAAATGGGCACTATGAAATGTGAGGCAAATCGTTTACTAAGAACCACTGTGAATGTCAATGTAAATGAACATTATGATGCTGACAAAGACTTCATAATATCATTCACAGATGCATACATAACAGAAGCTGTTATGACTTTCTTTGAAATGGAAAACCCTACTTCTGCCCCAACAATAAATAGACATGAACCACCTAGTCAGTTTACAAATGATAATGAGAAGAAGGAATGGATTTTATCAATATTTGGTGATCTAGTTGATAAAATGGTATGGTGCAATGAAAGTGATAATTGCAGGTCTTACTCTGAGGAAGAAGTTCATG AAGATGGCGAAGTTCTACGTCTGAAATTGGCAAACGGTGAAATTGGCAAACG GACAAGTGCAATTTCAGCAATATCTGATATTTCCGAACAGTTTGATAGGGTTTCCAATGTTGTCATCAGGAGTAAAAGGCATTCTGACTTGAGCTCAATTCATGATGAACTAGACATGATCAGCGATCTTCGACAGTTACGACCTTTTGAAACTGACCCAGGGCGCCAACATGACACTTTCCCAGGTATTTCAAGAAAAATGGAAAATCAGCTTGACATGAACCTATTTAGAAACTGGATCATGCAGCAGAAAATAAAATTTGCTACTGAACTTGGAAAATAA